In the genome of Pseudomonas putida, one region contains:
- the cobG gene encoding precorrin-3B synthase, with amino-acid sequence MPDAPLNQPLVPAMSPRPSACPGLWRIVAARDGGICRIKLPGGLLLADQAEAVAAAAERFAGGVIEATNRGNLQIRGIGADHAGLIEHLLAAGLGPREAAGDDVRNVMQSPLAGLDPAMLVDTRPLAEQLLQLLETTPRLHALSAKFAVQLDGGERLAMLEHPHDLWLSAMMLEGRAWYAFGLAGCPARGPALGAVPIEQGLTLVRAVLERFLDLARPEQSRMRQLLEDCPADVFVAGLGLDVRRDAAIQRWRREPGVTTWLGPLPQRLGTAWGVAPPLGRLTPAMLRSLAALAREAGDGSLRVSPWQSLVLPNIDLAMIDLAGLSGLGLICQADEPLARLTACTGSAGCAKAQADTKADALIIASLLQKGGPGSVHVSGCLRSCAVAHVAPATLLARSPGRYDLYLRDAHQPGFGRLRACDLTPEEAGAMLDLPTEHLDD; translated from the coding sequence TTGCCGGATGCCCCCTTGAATCAGCCTCTCGTCCCTGCCATGTCACCCCGCCCCTCGGCTTGCCCGGGGTTGTGGCGCATCGTCGCGGCCCGTGACGGGGGTATCTGCCGGATCAAGCTTCCCGGCGGCCTGCTGCTGGCCGACCAGGCAGAGGCCGTGGCGGCGGCAGCGGAGCGGTTCGCCGGTGGGGTGATCGAAGCGACCAATCGTGGCAACCTGCAGATCCGCGGCATCGGTGCGGACCACGCAGGCTTGATCGAGCACTTGCTGGCCGCCGGCCTGGGCCCGCGCGAGGCCGCAGGTGACGATGTGCGCAATGTGATGCAAAGCCCGCTGGCTGGGCTCGACCCCGCGATGCTCGTCGATACACGCCCGCTGGCCGAGCAATTGTTGCAACTGCTCGAGACCACCCCTCGCTTGCATGCGCTGTCGGCCAAGTTCGCCGTACAGCTCGATGGCGGCGAACGCTTGGCGATGCTTGAACACCCCCACGATCTGTGGCTCTCGGCAATGATGCTCGAGGGGCGCGCCTGGTACGCATTTGGCCTGGCCGGCTGCCCGGCCCGTGGGCCGGCCCTTGGTGCGGTGCCGATCGAGCAGGGGCTGACATTGGTTCGCGCCGTGCTGGAGCGCTTCCTGGACCTGGCTCGACCAGAGCAGTCGCGGATGCGCCAGTTGCTCGAAGATTGCCCGGCTGACGTGTTCGTCGCGGGGCTTGGCCTGGATGTTCGACGCGATGCCGCGATACAGCGCTGGCGGCGTGAGCCTGGCGTGACTACCTGGCTGGGGCCGCTGCCTCAGCGTCTTGGAACCGCGTGGGGCGTCGCGCCGCCATTGGGCCGGCTGACGCCGGCCATGCTGCGCAGCCTCGCAGCCCTGGCCCGTGAGGCGGGTGACGGCAGCCTGCGCGTGAGCCCCTGGCAGAGTCTCGTGCTGCCCAATATCGACCTTGCGATGATCGATCTGGCCGGATTGAGCGGCCTCGGGCTGATCTGCCAGGCCGACGAGCCCCTGGCTCGCCTGACGGCTTGCACAGGCTCTGCCGGTTGTGCCAAGGCCCAGGCCGATACCAAGGCAGACGCCCTGATCATTGCCTCATTACTGCAAAAAGGTGGCCCCGGCAGCGTGCATGTGTCCGGCTGCCTGCGTTCCTGCGCCGTGGCCCATGTCGCCCCGGCCACCTTGCTGGCCCGCTCGCCGGGCCGCTATGACCTGTACTTGCGCGATGCGCACCAGCCGGGCTTCGGCAGGCTGCGTGCGTGCGACCTTACCCCAGAAGAAGCAGGCGCCATGCTCGACCTGCCGAC
- the cbiE gene encoding precorrin-6y C5,15-methyltransferase (decarboxylating) subunit CbiE: MTPWLTVVGIGEDGFSGLGKQARRALLSASRIFGSPRQLALLPRCVVGERLNWPSPFSLAPVLALRGEPVCVLASGDPMFYGVGASLARQVPPAELNVLSMPSSCALAAARLGWPLQEVQVVSIVARPLAALNAHLYSGVRLLVLSNDGGSPAAVARQLCERGFGPSRMRVLEHLGGAEERHLAGTAEDWPHTHTADLNLIAIDCQAAADTPRLSPVSGLPDSAFRHDGQLTKRDVRAITLARLAPQPGELLWDVGAGCGSIGIEWMRAHPSCRALAIEADEGRQGHVEHNRDTLGVPGLQLVRGKAPEALAELERPDAIFIGGGVTRDGVLPLCWERLRPGGRLVANAVTVQSELALASFREAHGGELTRIHVAHAQPLGSFDTWRQALPITLLDVVKPLDA; this comes from the coding sequence ATGACTCCCTGGCTGACAGTAGTGGGCATCGGCGAAGACGGCTTCAGCGGCCTGGGCAAGCAGGCCCGGCGTGCCCTGCTGAGCGCTTCGCGGATCTTCGGCAGCCCGCGCCAGCTGGCCCTGCTGCCACGCTGCGTGGTCGGTGAACGGCTGAACTGGCCGAGTCCCTTCTCACTCGCGCCCGTCCTGGCCCTGCGCGGCGAGCCTGTGTGCGTGCTGGCCAGCGGGGATCCGATGTTCTATGGCGTGGGCGCAAGCCTCGCCCGCCAGGTACCGCCCGCAGAACTCAACGTGCTGTCGATGCCCTCCTCCTGCGCACTGGCCGCCGCGCGTCTGGGGTGGCCGCTGCAGGAGGTACAGGTGGTGTCGATCGTCGCCCGCCCCCTGGCCGCCCTCAACGCACACCTCTACAGTGGCGTGCGCCTATTGGTATTGAGCAATGATGGCGGTAGCCCGGCGGCCGTTGCCCGGCAACTGTGCGAGCGGGGTTTCGGCCCGAGCCGGATGCGTGTGCTGGAGCACCTGGGAGGCGCCGAGGAGCGCCACCTGGCCGGCACCGCAGAAGACTGGCCTCACACCCACACAGCCGACCTCAACCTGATCGCCATTGACTGCCAAGCCGCTGCCGACACTCCACGGCTGTCCCCTGTCAGCGGCCTGCCCGACAGTGCCTTTCGCCACGACGGCCAACTGACCAAGCGCGACGTGCGCGCCATCACCCTCGCTCGCCTCGCGCCACAACCGGGCGAGCTGTTGTGGGACGTCGGGGCCGGCTGCGGCTCGATCGGCATCGAGTGGATGCGCGCCCACCCCAGTTGCCGGGCCCTGGCCATCGAGGCCGATGAGGGCCGCCAAGGCCACGTCGAACACAACCGCGATACCCTTGGCGTACCGGGCCTGCAACTGGTCCGTGGCAAGGCACCCGAGGCCCTGGCTGAGCTCGAACGGCCCGATGCGATCTTCATCGGCGGCGGCGTGACCCGCGACGGCGTGCTGCCCCTGTGCTGGGAGCGCCTGCGCCCCGGCGGGCGCCTGGTGGCCAATGCCGTGACCGTGCAGAGCGAGCTGGCCTTGGCCAGCTTCCGTGAAGCCCATGGCGGCGAGCTGACCCGTATCCACGTGGCCCATGCCCAGCCGCTGGGCAGTTTCGACACTTGGCGCCAAGCCCTGCCGATCACCCTGCTCGACGTGGTGAAGCCCCTCGATGCGTGA
- a CDS encoding cobalt-precorrin-5B (C(1))-methyltransferase gives MREETREKAAPLRSGLTTGSCATATSLAAARLLLTGECDDAVCITLPKGKQVPMRLAFCRRTDDGAEAGTIKDAGDDPDVTHGALLYSQVRLLEQPGVRFVAGKGVGTVTRPGLVLAVGEPAINPVPRRMITEHLQGLADECRYSGGFEVTVNVRDGEQLALKTMNPRLGILGGLSILGTSGIVRPFSCSAYIASIQQGIDVAHTNGYTHIAACTGNASEDTMRQVYGLPEIALIEMGDFVGAVLKHLRKVPVPRLSLCGGFGKISKLAGGHMDLHSRSSSIDLPQLAAWAADIGADTTLQAAIVGANTSQQALALAHAAGIPLGDAVCAHALAFARSVVPAQVQVEVFAIDRQGGIVGKAGVL, from the coding sequence ATGCGTGAAGAAACCCGCGAAAAGGCCGCCCCTCTGCGCAGCGGCCTCACCACCGGCAGTTGCGCCACCGCCACCAGCCTGGCAGCGGCAAGGCTGCTGCTGACAGGCGAATGCGACGACGCCGTGTGCATCACGTTGCCCAAAGGCAAACAGGTGCCGATGCGCCTGGCGTTCTGCCGCCGCACCGATGATGGCGCCGAAGCCGGCACCATCAAGGATGCCGGCGACGATCCGGATGTGACCCACGGCGCGCTGCTCTACAGCCAGGTGCGCCTGCTCGAACAGCCCGGCGTCCGCTTCGTCGCCGGCAAGGGTGTCGGCACCGTCACCCGCCCAGGCCTGGTGCTGGCGGTGGGCGAGCCGGCCATCAACCCTGTGCCGCGGCGGATGATCACCGAACACCTGCAAGGACTGGCCGATGAATGCCGCTACAGCGGTGGCTTCGAAGTGACGGTCAACGTGCGCGACGGCGAACAGCTCGCCCTCAAGACCATGAACCCCCGCCTGGGCATCCTCGGGGGGCTGTCGATCCTCGGCACCAGCGGCATCGTCCGGCCATTCTCCTGCTCGGCCTACATTGCCTCGATCCAGCAAGGCATCGACGTCGCCCACACCAACGGCTACACCCACATCGCCGCCTGCACCGGCAACGCCAGCGAAGACACCATGCGCCAGGTCTACGGCCTGCCAGAGATCGCCCTGATCGAGATGGGTGACTTCGTCGGCGCGGTGCTCAAGCACTTGCGCAAGGTCCCGGTGCCACGCCTGAGCCTGTGCGGCGGCTTCGGCAAGATCAGCAAGCTGGCAGGCGGGCACATGGACCTGCACAGCCGCAGCTCGAGCATCGACCTGCCGCAACTGGCGGCCTGGGCCGCGGACATCGGCGCCGACACCACCCTGCAGGCGGCGATCGTCGGCGCCAACACCAGCCAGCAAGCCTTGGCCCTCGCCCACGCTGCGGGTATCCCGCTCGGCGATGCGGTATGCGCCCACGCCCTGGCCTTCGCCCGCAGCGTGGTCCCCGCCCAGGTACAGGTCGAGGTGTTCGCCATCGACCGTCAGGGCGGCATCGTCGGCAAGGCGGGCGTGCTATGA
- a CDS encoding cobalt-precorrin-6A reductase yields the protein MSRRILLLGGVTEALAIARRLGPEHVYSLAGIGRVPQDLACHVRVGGYGGAEGLTAYLRETGIDLLIDATHPYAAQISHNAAQAARNADIPCWALHRPAWQAQTGDDWREVADWAELIEALSAFERPLFTLGREPLQHLDEIPAHQFWTLRALEACPGNARCEVIGARGPFNLVDERALFERRRIDVLVSKNSGSSATEPKLEVARERGIPVLVLKRPVLPAVDRVFDQVGELMAAIGQTLSDARP from the coding sequence ATGAGCCGGCGTATCCTGCTGCTCGGTGGCGTCACCGAAGCCCTGGCCATCGCTCGCCGGTTGGGCCCGGAGCATGTCTACAGCCTGGCCGGCATCGGCCGTGTCCCGCAGGACCTGGCCTGCCATGTGCGTGTTGGCGGTTACGGCGGCGCCGAAGGCCTGACGGCCTACCTGCGCGAGACCGGCATAGACCTGCTGATCGATGCAACTCACCCCTATGCCGCCCAGATCAGCCACAACGCCGCCCAGGCCGCGCGCAACGCCGACATCCCTTGCTGGGCCCTGCATCGCCCTGCCTGGCAGGCGCAGACAGGCGATGACTGGCGTGAAGTCGCTGACTGGGCCGAGCTGATCGAGGCCCTGAGCGCGTTCGAACGCCCGCTGTTCACCCTGGGTCGCGAACCCCTGCAACACCTCGATGAAATCCCCGCGCACCAGTTCTGGACCCTGCGCGCGCTCGAAGCCTGCCCCGGCAACGCGCGCTGCGAAGTGATCGGCGCCCGTGGGCCGTTCAACCTCGTGGACGAGCGCGCCCTGTTCGAACGGCGCCGGATCGATGTGCTGGTGAGCAAGAACAGCGGCAGCAGCGCCACCGAGCCGAAGCTGGAGGTGGCCAGGGAACGGGGTATACCCGTACTGGTACTCAAGCGCCCGGTGTTGCCGGCGGTGGATCGGGTGTTCGACCAGGTGGGTGAGCTGATGGCTGCGATTGGGCAGACACTTTCGGATGCCAGGCCCTAG
- a CDS encoding NfeD family protein, producing MEMQWWIWLVFGVALVLLELLLPTFFILWFGIGAVLVSAIAFLAPSLQLDMQVLLWVLLSSITTAVWFKLFRRKKPDVRWTADSVIGEVGLLTASVSEFQKGRVRFQKPILGNEEWTCIADSEIPSGERVRLTAIEGNTARVIRA from the coding sequence ATGGAAATGCAATGGTGGATCTGGCTCGTCTTTGGCGTTGCCTTGGTCCTGCTGGAACTGCTCCTGCCCACCTTCTTCATCCTCTGGTTCGGCATCGGCGCCGTGCTGGTGTCGGCCATCGCCTTCCTGGCGCCCAGCCTGCAACTGGACATGCAGGTGCTGCTCTGGGTGCTGCTCTCGTCGATCACCACCGCCGTGTGGTTCAAGTTGTTCCGCCGCAAGAAACCGGACGTACGCTGGACTGCGGACAGCGTGATCGGTGAAGTCGGCCTGCTGACGGCCAGCGTGTCGGAATTCCAGAAAGGCCGCGTACGCTTCCAAAAGCCGATCCTCGGCAATGAAGAATGGACCTGCATCGCTGACAGCGAAATCCCATCCGGCGAGCGCGTACGCCTCACCGCCATCGAAGGCAACACCGCCCGCGTCATTCGGGCCTGA
- a CDS encoding SPFH domain-containing protein, translating into MTSLIVVAALALFVLVTLFKGVRIVPQGEEWIVERLGRYHSTLKPGLNIVIPYMDVVAYRLPTKDIILDVQQQEIITRDNAVIVANALCFAKVVDPQKAAYGVQNFSFAVTSLTMTSLRAIVGAMDLDEALSSREQIKARLREAMSEQTEDWGVTVRSVEIQDIKPSENMQSAMERQAAAERERKADVTRAEGAKQAAILEAEARLQAAKLDAEAQINLAEASARAIALVKDAVGSETTPAMYLLGERYIGAMETLAGSDNAKVVVLPADLQETVRGLLGRNKA; encoded by the coding sequence ATGACCAGTCTCATCGTCGTCGCCGCACTCGCGCTGTTCGTCCTCGTCACGCTTTTCAAAGGCGTGCGCATCGTGCCTCAGGGCGAGGAATGGATCGTCGAGCGCCTGGGCCGCTACCACAGCACCCTCAAACCGGGCCTGAACATCGTCATCCCCTACATGGACGTAGTCGCCTATCGCCTGCCGACCAAGGACATCATCCTCGACGTGCAGCAGCAGGAAATCATCACCCGCGACAACGCGGTGATCGTCGCCAATGCCTTGTGCTTCGCCAAAGTGGTCGATCCACAGAAAGCCGCATACGGCGTGCAGAACTTCTCCTTCGCCGTCACCAGCCTGACCATGACCTCGTTGCGCGCCATTGTCGGCGCCATGGACCTGGACGAAGCGCTTTCCAGCCGTGAGCAGATCAAGGCGCGCCTGCGCGAGGCCATGTCCGAGCAGACCGAGGACTGGGGCGTCACCGTGCGGTCCGTCGAGATCCAGGACATCAAGCCCTCGGAGAACATGCAGAGCGCCATGGAGCGCCAAGCCGCCGCCGAGCGCGAGCGCAAGGCCGACGTGACCCGCGCCGAAGGTGCCAAGCAAGCAGCGATTCTCGAGGCCGAAGCGCGGCTGCAGGCCGCCAAGCTGGACGCCGAGGCGCAGATCAACCTGGCCGAGGCCTCGGCCCGGGCCATTGCCCTGGTCAAGGACGCGGTGGGCAGCGAGACCACGCCGGCGATGTACCTGTTGGGCGAGCGCTACATCGGAGCCATGGAGACCCTGGCCGGCAGCGACAACGCCAAGGTGGTGGTACTGCCAGCCGACCTGCAGGAGACCGTGCGTGGACTGCTGGGCCGCAACAAGGCCTGA
- a CDS encoding DUF2946 domain-containing protein gives MPPRRPIAWIACLAVLFNLLAMPLSSAATKSPAQQLLWGAFCSSMANKSKVDVQALAKIDLGPQSDDSASLMNCWCCSGAAPLLALPGYPPQLHNPPLALAADAPPLADYQPTPRQLWPALNPRASPLA, from the coding sequence ATGCCCCCACGTCGGCCCATTGCCTGGATAGCCTGCCTTGCAGTGCTGTTCAACCTGCTGGCCATGCCGCTGTCCTCCGCCGCGACCAAGAGCCCGGCGCAGCAGCTGCTGTGGGGGGCTTTCTGTTCGAGCATGGCGAACAAGAGCAAGGTCGATGTGCAGGCCCTGGCCAAGATCGACCTGGGACCGCAAAGCGACGACAGTGCCAGCCTGATGAACTGCTGGTGCTGCTCGGGCGCCGCGCCGCTGCTGGCACTGCCCGGCTACCCGCCGCAGTTGCACAATCCGCCGCTGGCACTGGCCGCTGACGCCCCGCCCCTCGCCGACTACCAGCCCACGCCTCGCCAGTTATGGCCGGCGCTCAACCCCCGTGCCTCTCCGCTGGCCTGA
- a CDS encoding copper chaperone PCu(A)C, which produces MLKQALVLAALLLPGAYANAHEYAVGDLHIAHPWSLELPPNAPNVAAYFVVHNNGKQDDRLLSVDSPITDDAQLHEHAKTTDGLMKMQQVPSVAVPAGKNLTFAPSAYHVMLMQPKDRSLLTDGKRFPLTLHFEKAGDITVEVAVQKQPPADQQGQAHTH; this is translated from the coding sequence ATGCTCAAGCAAGCCCTCGTCCTGGCCGCCCTGCTGCTGCCCGGCGCCTACGCCAACGCCCATGAATACGCCGTGGGCGACCTGCACATTGCCCACCCCTGGTCGCTGGAACTACCGCCCAATGCACCCAACGTCGCGGCCTACTTCGTCGTGCACAACAACGGCAAGCAGGACGACCGCCTGCTCTCGGTGGACAGCCCCATCACCGATGACGCCCAGTTGCACGAGCACGCCAAGACCACCGACGGCCTGATGAAGATGCAACAGGTGCCCAGCGTGGCCGTCCCGGCCGGCAAGAACCTGACCTTCGCCCCCAGCGCTTACCATGTGATGCTGATGCAGCCCAAGGACCGCAGCCTGCTCACCGACGGCAAGCGCTTCCCGCTGACCCTGCACTTCGAGAAGGCCGGCGACATCACCGTCGAGGTGGCCGTGCAAAAGCAGCCGCCCGCCGACCAGCAAGGCCAGGCCCATACGCACTGA
- a CDS encoding DUF2946 domain-containing protein, whose translation MSLPRDRFTRSTRPDLRRLGGGWLSLFAMWMIFIGPLVSQSMPMDHHANMNMSMPMDMPMAAGHDHGAGHHGHNDGQLHVAWEKCGYCTLLFNCPALPQTLSPLSAGGVLPPALRPTPPHQGHARQAVFPGARSRAPPTSISA comes from the coding sequence ATGAGCCTGCCGCGCGACCGGTTCACCCGCTCCACCCGCCCTGATCTCAGGCGCCTGGGTGGCGGCTGGCTGAGCCTGTTCGCCATGTGGATGATCTTCATCGGCCCACTGGTTTCCCAGTCGATGCCGATGGATCATCACGCCAACATGAACATGTCCATGCCGATGGACATGCCCATGGCGGCTGGTCACGACCACGGTGCGGGCCATCACGGCCACAACGACGGCCAGTTGCATGTGGCCTGGGAAAAGTGCGGCTACTGCACCCTGCTGTTCAATTGCCCGGCGCTGCCTCAGACCCTCAGCCCACTGAGTGCTGGCGGCGTCCTTCCTCCTGCACTGCGCCCCACCCCGCCCCATCAGGGCCACGCCCGGCAGGCCGTGTTCCCTGGCGCGCGCAGCCGCGCGCCACCCACCTCGATCAGCGCCTGA
- a CDS encoding TonB-dependent copper receptor, with protein MSGCTPVFALSLRGTIAALCGSLLTPLALAVETGHDGHAHEQTELSPTVITAIAPSSPLTVVTNPKDPRQPVPASDGADYLKTIPGFSAIRSGGTNGDPVLRGMFGSRLNILTNGGVMLGACPNRMDAPTSYISPETYDRLTVIKGPQSVIWGPGGSAGTILFDRDPESFGALGSRVNASLLGGSNGRFDKVLDAAAGNSQGYARFVGNQSRSDDYDDGNGDTVPSRWDKWNGDVALGWTPDADTLLELTAGKGDGEARYAGRGMDGSQFKRESLGLRFEKSNLGEVLDKVEAQVYYNYADHVMDNYSLRTPSGTGMMGMPMVSNVDRRTLGARIKATWRWADVQLISGLDAQTNEHRKRGGMGIDAHKGQPWTKDADFHNYGVFSELTWYATGNDRLVTGARLDRASARDFRQGSATEGDTRADTLPSGFVRYEHDLAMIPATTYVGLGHAQRFPDYWELFSPKLAPTGAANAFDGIKPEKTTQVDFGIQYQDERLEAWASGYVGQIRDYILFDYRGMSSQAQNIDARIMGGELGAAYRLTENWKADATLAYAWGKNSSDGKALPQMPPLESRLGLTYSRDLWSVGALWRLVAEQNRIAENQGNVVGKDYEKSAGFGVFSLNGAYKVSRNLKLSAGVDNLFDKTYAEHLNLAGNAGFGYPATDPQPVNEPGRTFWTKVDISF; from the coding sequence ATGTCCGGCTGTACCCCTGTTTTTGCCCTTTCCCTGCGGGGAACGATCGCAGCGCTCTGCGGCTCGCTGCTCACGCCACTGGCCCTGGCCGTCGAAACCGGCCATGACGGCCATGCGCACGAGCAAACCGAGTTGAGCCCGACGGTCATCACCGCGATTGCCCCAAGCTCACCGCTGACCGTGGTCACCAACCCCAAGGACCCACGTCAGCCGGTGCCGGCCAGCGATGGCGCCGATTATCTCAAGACCATCCCCGGTTTCTCGGCGATCCGCTCCGGTGGCACCAACGGCGACCCGGTGCTTCGCGGCATGTTCGGCTCGCGCCTGAACATCCTCACCAACGGTGGCGTGATGCTCGGCGCCTGCCCCAACCGCATGGATGCGCCCACTTCGTACATCTCACCGGAAACCTACGACCGCCTCACCGTGATCAAGGGCCCACAAAGCGTGATCTGGGGCCCCGGCGGTTCAGCCGGGACCATCCTCTTCGACCGCGACCCCGAATCCTTCGGCGCACTCGGCAGCCGGGTCAACGCCAGCCTGCTGGGCGGCTCGAATGGCCGTTTCGACAAAGTGCTCGACGCCGCCGCTGGCAACAGCCAGGGCTACGCCCGCTTCGTCGGCAACCAGTCACGCTCGGATGACTACGACGATGGCAATGGCGACACCGTGCCGTCACGCTGGGACAAGTGGAACGGCGATGTGGCGCTGGGCTGGACCCCGGACGCCGACACGCTACTGGAATTGACCGCCGGCAAGGGCGACGGCGAGGCCCGCTATGCCGGACGTGGCATGGACGGCTCGCAGTTCAAGCGCGAGAGCCTGGGCCTGCGCTTCGAGAAATCCAATCTCGGCGAAGTACTCGACAAGGTCGAGGCACAGGTCTACTACAACTACGCCGACCACGTGATGGACAACTACAGCCTGCGCACGCCTTCAGGCACCGGCATGATGGGCATGCCCATGGTCAGCAACGTCGACCGTCGCACCCTGGGCGCCCGGATCAAAGCCACCTGGCGCTGGGCCGATGTGCAACTGATCAGTGGCCTTGACGCGCAAACCAATGAACACCGCAAACGCGGTGGCATGGGCATCGATGCGCACAAAGGCCAACCGTGGACCAAGGACGCCGACTTCCACAACTATGGCGTGTTCAGCGAACTGACCTGGTACGCCACCGGGAACGATCGCCTGGTCACCGGCGCCCGCCTTGACCGTGCCTCGGCTCGGGATTTTCGCCAAGGCAGCGCCACCGAAGGCGATACCCGCGCCGATACCCTGCCCAGCGGCTTCGTGCGCTACGAGCACGACCTGGCGATGATTCCGGCAACCACCTATGTCGGCCTGGGCCATGCCCAGCGCTTCCCCGACTACTGGGAGCTGTTCTCGCCCAAGCTGGCGCCAACTGGTGCAGCCAACGCCTTCGATGGCATCAAACCGGAAAAAACCACCCAGGTGGACTTTGGCATCCAGTATCAGGACGAACGTCTGGAAGCCTGGGCGTCCGGCTATGTCGGGCAGATCCGCGACTACATCCTGTTCGACTACCGAGGCATGAGCTCTCAGGCCCAGAACATCGACGCCCGCATCATGGGCGGCGAGCTCGGTGCAGCCTACAGGCTGACCGAGAACTGGAAGGCCGACGCCACCCTGGCCTATGCCTGGGGCAAGAACAGCAGCGACGGCAAGGCCCTGCCGCAGATGCCGCCGTTGGAAAGCCGTCTGGGGCTGACCTACAGCCGTGATCTGTGGAGCGTCGGGGCCTTGTGGCGCCTGGTGGCGGAGCAAAACCGCATCGCCGAGAACCAGGGCAACGTGGTCGGCAAGGACTACGAGAAGAGCGCAGGTTTCGGTGTGTTCTCGCTCAACGGCGCCTACAAGGTCAGCCGCAACCTCAAGCTCAGCGCGGGTGTCGACAACCTGTTCGACAAGACCTACGCCGAGCACTTGAACCTGGCCGGGAATGCCGGGTTCGGCTATCCGGCCACCGACCCACAGCCGGTGAACGAGCCAGGCAGGACCTTCTGGACCAAGGTCGACATCAGCTTCTGA
- a CDS encoding PepSY-associated TM helix domain-containing protein — MSGQRISFYNLAWRWHFYAGLFVAPFMILLAITGIIYLFKPQLDPVLYRDLMVVEAGHHRQDADTLLAQVRKAYPQGHVGQYLPPVNAERSAQFVVHDGGRELNVFIDPYSAKVLGEQDAKDNLQAVARALHGELMVGTVGDRLVELAAGWGIVLVVSGLYLWWPRGRSSAGVLWPRLSARGRVFWRDLHAVSGFWGSLLLLLMLLSGMTWTGLWGKQYADLWNRFPAAMWNEVPTSDQQAGALNNAHRQTVPWALENTPMPVSGAHAEHGAHHDMSSAPAAPQVRLQQVEDLATTRQVEPGYSITLPTTASGVFTIAVFADDPRNDATLHVDQYTGQVLADVRWQDYSPVARATELGVMLHEGKMFGPLNQAIILVVCLMILLGSVSGLVMWWKRRPAGGLGVPPLRHDLPRWKTATVVMLVLGVAFPLVGASMVVMWLVDSLVVRRRVLAGA; from the coding sequence ATGAGCGGACAACGCATCTCCTTCTACAACCTGGCGTGGCGCTGGCATTTCTATGCCGGGCTGTTCGTCGCGCCTTTCATGATCCTGCTGGCGATCACCGGGATCATCTACCTGTTCAAACCACAGCTCGACCCGGTGCTGTACCGCGACCTGATGGTGGTCGAGGCCGGCCATCACCGGCAGGACGCCGATACCCTCCTGGCCCAGGTGCGCAAGGCTTATCCACAGGGGCATGTGGGTCAGTACCTGCCACCGGTCAATGCCGAGCGCAGCGCCCAGTTCGTGGTACACGACGGCGGGCGCGAGCTGAACGTGTTCATCGATCCTTACAGCGCCAAGGTTTTGGGCGAGCAGGACGCCAAGGACAACCTGCAAGCCGTGGCCCGCGCCTTGCACGGTGAGCTGATGGTCGGCACCGTGGGCGATCGCCTGGTGGAGCTGGCCGCCGGCTGGGGCATCGTGCTGGTGGTGTCCGGCCTGTACCTGTGGTGGCCACGTGGGCGCAGCAGCGCGGGCGTGCTGTGGCCGCGCCTGTCGGCCCGAGGCAGGGTGTTCTGGCGTGACCTGCATGCGGTCAGCGGCTTCTGGGGCTCGCTGCTGTTGTTGCTGATGCTGCTCAGCGGCATGACCTGGACAGGCCTGTGGGGCAAGCAGTACGCCGATCTGTGGAACCGCTTCCCGGCGGCCATGTGGAACGAAGTGCCCACGTCCGACCAGCAGGCCGGCGCGCTGAACAACGCTCACCGCCAGACCGTGCCCTGGGCGCTGGAGAACACGCCGATGCCGGTCTCCGGGGCCCATGCCGAACATGGCGCCCACCACGACATGTCCAGCGCACCGGCCGCGCCGCAGGTGCGCCTGCAGCAGGTCGAGGACCTGGCCACCACGCGCCAAGTCGAGCCGGGCTACAGCATCACGCTGCCGACCACGGCAAGCGGTGTGTTCACCATCGCGGTGTTCGCCGATGATCCGCGCAACGACGCCACCCTGCATGTGGACCAATACACCGGTCAGGTACTGGCCGACGTGCGCTGGCAGGACTACAGCCCGGTCGCCCGTGCCACCGAGCTGGGCGTGATGCTGCATGAAGGCAAGATGTTCGGGCCGCTGAACCAGGCGATCATCCTCGTGGTGTGCCTGATGATCCTGCTGGGTTCGGTGAGCGGGCTGGTGATGTGGTGGAAGCGCCGTCCAGCAGGCGGGTTGGGCGTACCGCCATTGCGCCATGACCTGCCCCGCTGGAAAACCGCCACCGTGGTGATGCTGGTGCTGGGCGTGGCCTTCCCGCTGGTGGGTGCCTCGATGGTCGTGATGTGGCTGGTCGACAGCCTGGTGGTGCGCCGACGGGTCCTGGCCGGAGCTTGA